Proteins found in one Mangifera indica cultivar Alphonso chromosome 15, CATAS_Mindica_2.1, whole genome shotgun sequence genomic segment:
- the LOC123197201 gene encoding ras-related protein RABA4d has product MSDYSQKIDYVFKVVLIGDSAVGKSNLLARFARNEFSLDSKATIGVEFQTKTLIIDNKTVKAQIWDTAGQERYRAVTSAYYRGAVGAMLVYDMTKRQSFDHMVRWLEELRGHADKNIVIMLIGNKCDLGSLRAVPTEDAQEFAQRENLFFMETSALEATNVETAFLTVLTEIYRIISKKSLTANDDGSGGSSALLKGTRIIVPTQEQNSAGRGCCPS; this is encoded by the exons ATGTCAGATTACAGTCAAAAGATtgattatgtattcaaagtggTATTGATTGGTGACTCCGCCGTGGGAAAATCTAATCTCCTCGCACGTTTTGCTAGAAATGAATTTAGCCTCGATTCTAAAGCAACAATTGGAGTCGAATTTCAGACCAAAACGCTTATTATTGATAACAAAACGGTTAAAGCACAGATTTGGGACACTGCTGGCCAGGAAAG GTACAGGGCAGTGACAAGTGCATATTACCGAGGAGCAGTTGGGGCAATGTTAGTTTATGACATGACCAAGCGTCAGTCATTTGACCACATGGTGAGGTGGCTGGAAGAACTAAGGGGGCATGCTGATAAAAATATCGTGATTATGCTCATAGGAAACAAGTGTGACTTGGGAAGTCTTCGAGCAGTGCCAACAGAAGATGCACAAGAATTTGCACAAAGAGAAAACCTTTTCTTTATGGAGACATCAGCTCTCGAAGCAACAAACGTTGAAACTGCATTTTTGACAGTGCTAACAGAAATATACAGGATAATTAGCAAGAAGTCCCTTACAGCAAATGATGATGGATCTGGAGGAAGCTCAGCGCTTCTGAAG